Proteins encoded together in one Chitinophaga varians window:
- a CDS encoding response regulator transcription factor — protein sequence MKKILLIEDDEIMPKIVARILPSTEYRLEHASNGKEALQKLEENSYAYDLIITDIMMPYANGFEILSKIKHRDHPIPVIIISNAGNEDMIMEGFKLGADDFLKKPILPAELLIRVKKLLMKNS from the coding sequence ATGAAGAAGATTTTATTAATAGAAGATGACGAGATCATGCCCAAAATCGTGGCTCGTATCCTCCCTTCCACCGAGTACAGGCTTGAACATGCGTCCAATGGAAAAGAAGCCCTGCAGAAACTGGAAGAGAACAGTTACGCCTATGATCTGATTATTACAGACATCATGATGCCATATGCCAACGGCTTTGAGATTCTAAGTAAGATAAAGCACAGGGACCATCCCATCCCGGTCATTATCATTTCCAACGCAGGCAATGAAGATATGATCATGGAAGGGTTCAAGCTGGGTGCAGATGACTTTTTAAAAAAGCCTATACTCCCTGCTGAACTGCTGATCAGGGTCAAAAAATTATTAATGAAGAATAGTTAG
- a CDS encoding HEAT repeat domain-containing protein produces the protein MSQIDNPKLSAFVETASSYLETASTSVKTAVRFMETTFLNAPLTIQIAMVFIIIAIVTTMLAYISILRNRYRGYRTDRKLARLCPRIDNLLIDEVLSHPSVQQHIPPDEIQLNIAPFEQLPLHRRWARQALTSRIIHFRRNVRGNIAQLLRNLYMQLDLDNDTIKKLKSRHWEKKVQALTELTSLDMFISDVTILPMTNDRNRELRAAARHAYIKLSKNEPFKFFDIAKEPLLMWDQVELFRTITSTENIAIPNFARWITYSGNKSVISFCLKLVVHYNQHNAVPAILRLLDTKDHYLRADAINCLGKLRASIAEDKLVGLYSHQPIPCQIEILKALGRIGSGEHVEFLKTEFLHATDFDLRKHAAKSLVKNQWVSDQPGDELVSSVTPENLRILRHCMNPLIKY, from the coding sequence ATGTCACAGATTGACAACCCCAAACTTTCCGCTTTTGTGGAAACAGCTTCCTCATACCTGGAAACAGCTTCCACATCTGTGAAAACAGCTGTCCGGTTTATGGAAACCACCTTCCTGAACGCCCCGCTCACCATCCAGATAGCGATGGTGTTCATCATCATTGCCATTGTTACCACAATGCTGGCCTATATCTCTATACTGCGCAACCGTTACCGGGGATACCGGACTGACAGGAAGCTGGCGCGTTTGTGCCCGCGTATTGACAACCTGCTGATAGATGAAGTGCTGAGCCATCCGTCGGTACAGCAGCATATTCCACCAGATGAAATACAACTCAACATCGCCCCTTTTGAACAACTGCCACTACACCGCAGATGGGCACGGCAGGCCCTCACCAGCCGCATTATCCACTTTCGCCGCAACGTGCGGGGCAATATCGCGCAACTGTTGCGCAACCTGTACATGCAGCTGGACCTGGACAACGATACCATTAAAAAACTGAAGTCACGGCACTGGGAGAAAAAGGTACAGGCCCTTACCGAGCTGACCAGTCTTGATATGTTCATCTCTGACGTCACCATTCTGCCGATGACCAATGACCGCAACCGGGAGCTGCGTGCAGCCGCGCGGCACGCCTATATTAAGCTGAGCAAAAACGAACCGTTCAAGTTCTTCGACATAGCGAAGGAGCCGCTGCTGATGTGGGACCAGGTAGAGCTGTTCCGCACCATTACCAGCACAGAAAATATTGCCATTCCCAATTTCGCGCGATGGATTACCTATTCCGGCAACAAGAGTGTGATTTCTTTCTGCCTGAAGCTGGTGGTGCATTACAACCAACATAACGCCGTTCCCGCAATTCTCCGGCTGCTGGACACCAAAGACCACTATCTGCGCGCAGACGCCATCAACTGTCTGGGCAAGTTGCGCGCCAGTATCGCAGAAGACAAGCTGGTAGGGCTATACAGCCATCAACCCATCCCATGCCAGATAGAAATACTCAAAGCGCTGGGCCGTATCGGCAGCGGGGAACATGTTGAATTTCTGAAAACAGAATTCCTGCATGCCACGGATTTTGATTTGCGCAAACACGCCGCCAAGTCGCTGGTGAAAAACCAATGGGTGAGCGATCAGCCCGGTGACGAGCTGGTTTCTTCCGTTACCCCGGAAAACCTGCGGATACTAAGACATTGTATGAACCCCTTAATCAAGTACTGA
- a CDS encoding glycosyltransferase family 2 protein has translation MQSIADVISHVYQSTIFLYGLVLLLVYAMLALFSMLAVRQYARKNNDYQLDVLAGSGIVPGITVLAPAYNEGPTIIDNVRSLLTLNYPRFEIVVINDGSTDDTLEQLIREFSLQEVDFAYHIKLKTQPVKRVYKSADPAYSTLVVLDKVNGKSKADASNAGINAASFDYFLCTDVDCVLDKNTLLELIRPVLQEEKKRVIATGATLRIGNSCEFDEGVMVRMRPPRQLLPRFQEVEYIRSFVLGKMGWSYINCVPNVSGGLGLFDKEVAIRCGGYDHTSFGEDMELMSRMCRYAYDYNIDYAIRYIPKTLCWTEAPNTLTIFKRQRIRWARGLAQLIHAHFHMFLNPKYGKIGMIIFPYNFFFELLGPVVEMTGLIIYLLLALLGYIHWHNALWLLLFVYTYSIMITTIAILWDQLTFRYYKTWKEVAFLCMTAFLEFVIYHPVIVFFSLRGYYYFLTGKQVSWGNMQRQGFGKK, from the coding sequence ATGCAAAGCATTGCAGACGTTATCAGCCATGTTTACCAAAGTACCATCTTCCTGTACGGGCTGGTACTGTTGCTGGTATATGCCATGCTGGCGTTGTTTTCCATGCTGGCCGTACGGCAGTATGCCCGCAAAAACAACGACTACCAGCTGGACGTGCTGGCCGGTTCCGGTATCGTTCCCGGCATCACTGTACTGGCGCCGGCATACAATGAAGGCCCCACCATTATCGATAACGTCCGTTCGTTGCTGACGCTGAATTATCCCCGCTTCGAGATCGTCGTCATCAACGACGGCAGCACAGATGATACGCTGGAACAGCTTATCCGGGAGTTCAGCCTGCAGGAAGTTGATTTTGCCTATCATATAAAACTGAAAACACAGCCGGTCAAACGGGTGTATAAGTCCGCCGACCCTGCCTATTCCACCCTCGTGGTGCTGGACAAGGTAAACGGTAAAAGCAAGGCCGATGCTTCCAACGCCGGCATCAATGCCGCCTCTTTCGATTACTTCCTTTGTACGGACGTAGACTGTGTATTGGATAAAAACACACTGTTGGAGCTGATACGCCCGGTATTGCAGGAAGAGAAAAAACGTGTGATAGCCACCGGCGCTACGTTACGTATCGGCAACTCCTGCGAGTTCGACGAAGGCGTGATGGTACGCATGCGGCCGCCGCGACAGCTACTGCCGCGGTTCCAGGAAGTGGAATATATCCGCTCCTTTGTGCTGGGCAAAATGGGCTGGAGTTATATCAACTGCGTGCCCAATGTTTCAGGCGGACTGGGACTGTTTGACAAAGAAGTAGCCATACGCTGCGGCGGTTATGACCATACCTCCTTCGGTGAAGACATGGAACTGATGAGCCGTATGTGCCGTTACGCCTATGACTACAACATTGATTACGCCATCCGCTATATTCCCAAAACCCTGTGCTGGACAGAGGCTCCGAACACCCTGACCATATTCAAGCGGCAACGGATACGCTGGGCCAGAGGATTGGCGCAGCTGATACATGCCCACTTCCATATGTTCCTAAATCCGAAGTATGGTAAAATCGGCATGATCATCTTCCCCTATAACTTTTTCTTTGAGCTGCTGGGCCCGGTAGTGGAAATGACAGGGCTTATCATCTATCTGCTGCTGGCCCTGCTGGGATATATACATTGGCACAATGCACTATGGCTGTTGTTGTTTGTATACACCTATTCCATTATGATCACCACCATTGCCATCCTGTGGGACCAGCTCACCTTCCGTTACTATAAGACCTGGAAGGAAGTGGCATTTCTGTGTATGACCGCTTTCCTCGAGTTTGTTATATATCATCCTGTTATTGTGTTTTTCTCCCTGCGGGGCTACTATTATTTCCTTACCGGCAAACAGGTATCGTGGGGAAATATGCAACGACAGGGCTTTGGTAAAAAATAA
- a CDS encoding glycosyltransferase family 2 protein: MDSLKVLFSTMVFIYGAFILLMYGVLAVLSYRSIQLFRKHNSFTDFNQLLESPLAPGISVIAPAFNEGLTIISNVRSLLTLNYTRFEVIIINDGSTDDTLEKLIREYELTEIEFAYHERIKTQAVRRFFKSVNIAYDKLLVIDKINGKSKADASNAGINAASFNYFLCTDVDSVLEKDTLLRMVKPFMTEELRQIKEVGEPCPECGHVHVKEDSKRVIATGATLRIANSCEVEAGEILRVRPPVNPLPRFQEMEYVRSYVLGKVGWSMMNSVPNVSGGLGLFDKEIAIKAGGYDSKSFAEDMDIVTRMSAYMMDNHQQYAIRYIPTTQCWTEGPPNMAVFGRQRTRWGRGLSEIMNMHSQLIFNPRYKKLGMLVLPYNLFFEFLAPIIECVGLIVYLYLIFTHQVYWVYATILLVFAYLYSVMITTLAICWDQLTYRYYRSWREVMGLALMAYLEPFIYHPLIMFFALRGYWFFLTGKKTPWGNMQRQGFGQPTASLPKFK, from the coding sequence ATGGATTCGCTCAAAGTATTGTTCAGCACAATGGTATTTATCTACGGCGCCTTCATTTTATTGATGTATGGCGTACTGGCCGTGCTCTCTTACCGGTCGATACAGCTGTTCCGGAAACACAACAGTTTCACCGATTTTAACCAGTTGCTGGAATCACCGCTGGCGCCGGGCATTTCGGTAATTGCGCCTGCTTTCAACGAAGGCCTGACCATCATTTCCAACGTACGGTCCTTACTAACGCTGAACTATACACGCTTTGAAGTGATCATTATCAATGACGGCAGTACAGACGACACGCTGGAGAAACTGATACGGGAGTACGAACTAACCGAGATTGAATTTGCGTATCACGAGAGAATCAAAACACAGGCCGTGCGGCGTTTTTTCAAGTCGGTCAATATTGCCTATGATAAATTGCTGGTCATTGACAAAATAAATGGCAAAAGCAAGGCCGATGCCTCCAACGCCGGTATTAACGCCGCCTCCTTTAATTATTTTCTGTGCACCGATGTAGATTCTGTTTTAGAGAAAGATACCTTGTTACGCATGGTAAAACCTTTTATGACAGAAGAGCTGCGACAGATCAAAGAAGTAGGCGAACCCTGTCCCGAATGCGGACATGTGCATGTAAAAGAAGACAGTAAACGGGTAATTGCCACCGGCGCTACCTTGCGTATTGCCAACTCCTGCGAGGTGGAAGCAGGCGAGATCCTTCGGGTGCGGCCGCCTGTAAACCCGCTGCCCCGCTTCCAGGAAATGGAGTATGTGCGGTCCTATGTGCTGGGGAAAGTAGGCTGGAGCATGATGAACAGCGTGCCCAATGTGTCCGGAGGCCTTGGCCTGTTTGACAAGGAAATAGCCATCAAGGCGGGCGGTTATGACAGCAAATCGTTTGCAGAAGATATGGACATCGTTACCCGGATGTCGGCCTATATGATGGACAACCATCAGCAGTATGCCATCCGGTATATTCCTACTACCCAGTGCTGGACAGAGGGACCACCGAACATGGCTGTCTTTGGCCGGCAGCGCACCCGCTGGGGCCGCGGCCTTTCAGAGATCATGAACATGCACAGCCAGCTGATCTTCAACCCCCGTTATAAAAAGCTGGGCATGCTTGTATTGCCCTACAATCTCTTTTTTGAATTTCTGGCCCCCATCATTGAGTGTGTGGGACTGATCGTATATCTCTACCTGATTTTCACCCACCAGGTATATTGGGTGTATGCCACCATCCTGTTGGTGTTCGCTTATCTGTATTCGGTGATGATCACTACACTGGCTATCTGCTGGGACCAACTGACTTACCGTTATTACCGCAGCTGGCGGGAGGTAATGGGCTTAGCCCTGATGGCTTATCTGGAGCCTTTTATCTATCATCCGCTTATTATGTTTTTTGCCCTGCGCGGGTACTGGTTTTTTCTTACCGGCAAAAAAACGCCCTGGGGCAATATGCAACGGCAAGGCTTCGGTCAACCAACAGCATCCCTTCCAAAATTTAAATGA